A part of Lactobacillus sp. ESL0700 genomic DNA contains:
- a CDS encoding NADPH-dependent oxidoreductase, protein MNDFIQKMTQHVSVREFVDEPLPIATKEELLKAANSASSSNFVQAFSIIEITDTQKRQQLGEIANCPEYVVHSSAFYVFVADLYRQKCLLEQANQSLAGIKNMEALLVSVIDATIAAQSMAIAAEELDLGICYIGGIRNDLKQVSEILALPEFTVPVFGMTIGIPTKKNGPKPRMALDQKVAQNSYNIAKFTDLTAYQQQTAAYYASRNSNQQQTDWLQKNIDFFSEARRPDVGAFLQKQGFVLK, encoded by the coding sequence GTGAATGATTTTATCCAAAAAATGACACAACACGTTTCCGTACGAGAATTTGTCGATGAGCCGCTACCAATTGCAACTAAAGAAGAGCTGCTAAAAGCTGCTAATAGTGCTTCATCGTCAAATTTTGTTCAGGCATTCTCAATCATTGAAATCACGGACACCCAGAAGCGTCAGCAATTAGGAGAAATTGCCAACTGTCCAGAATATGTCGTTCACAGTAGTGCCTTTTATGTCTTTGTCGCTGATTTATACCGGCAAAAATGCCTTTTAGAACAAGCAAATCAGTCATTAGCTGGCATTAAAAACATGGAGGCACTGTTAGTTAGCGTCATTGATGCCACTATTGCAGCCCAAAGTATGGCCATCGCTGCTGAGGAACTTGACTTGGGTATTTGCTATATTGGCGGCATTCGTAACGACTTGAAACAAGTTAGTGAAATTTTGGCATTGCCAGAGTTCACCGTACCAGTTTTTGGCATGACAATCGGTATTCCAACCAAGAAGAATGGACCTAAGCCGCGGATGGCATTAGATCAAAAGGTCGCACAGAATAGCTATAACATAGCTAAGTTCACTGATTTAACAGCTTATCAGCAACAGACTGCTGCTTATTATGCTAGTCGTAACAGTAACCAACAACAAACTGACTGGCTACAAAAAAATATTGACTTTTTTAGTGAAGCAAGACGTCCTGATGTGGGTGCTTTTTTGCAAAAGCAAGGTTTTGTATTGAAGTAG
- a CDS encoding HAD family hydrolase: MIKLIATDMDGTWLTDAKTYDVDLFLREFKIMQERDIKFVVSSGNQYENLITRFPEVADQIYFVAENGALVAKGRQVIHTDSLSDNDLATIVQITRQYDEKAVASGLLSAYVLDSDSPEYIEELRKYYYKITPVADFANLNDQIFKITFDVAETKMPQMLAELKRNYPNLGFVSGSAGSIDMSTKGMNKAIGLQYLSKKLGINPREMVAFGDSGNDVGMLKYVGRGYATGTALPSAKNAADRIIGSSNDSAVQKEIWRLLN, encoded by the coding sequence ATGATTAAGTTAATTGCAACAGATATGGATGGTACTTGGCTGACCGATGCTAAGACCTATGATGTTGACCTGTTTTTGCGTGAATTTAAAATTATGCAGGAACGTGACATTAAATTTGTCGTTTCTAGTGGTAATCAGTACGAAAATTTGATAACGAGATTTCCAGAAGTCGCCGATCAGATTTATTTTGTTGCTGAAAATGGGGCATTGGTTGCCAAAGGTAGGCAGGTAATTCACACCGATAGCCTTTCTGACAATGATTTAGCGACAATCGTGCAAATTACACGGCAATATGACGAAAAGGCAGTTGCTTCCGGACTACTAAGTGCCTATGTGCTGGATAGCGATAGTCCGGAATACATTGAGGAATTGCGCAAGTATTACTACAAAATTACGCCGGTGGCTGACTTTGCAAACTTAAACGATCAGATATTCAAGATAACTTTTGACGTCGCTGAGACTAAAATGCCGCAAATGCTAGCTGAACTTAAACGGAATTATCCTAATTTAGGTTTTGTTTCTGGCTCTGCAGGCTCGATTGATATGTCAACTAAAGGGATGAATAAAGCCATCGGCTTGCAGTATCTGAGCAAGAAGCTCGGAATTAATCCCCGCGAAATGGTTGCCTTTGGTGACAGTGGCAATGATGTTGGGATGCTTAAGTATGTTGGCCGCGGCTATGCAACTGGCACGGCGCTGCCAAGTGCGAAGAATGCAGCGGACCGAATTATCGGTTCCAGTAATGATAGTGCTGTCCAAAAGGAAATATGGCGCTTATTAAATTAA
- a CDS encoding RsmB/NOP family class I SAM-dependent RNA methyltransferase, whose product MLNLPAEFTNKYQKLLGQEQAAIMFKAMAEPSKKAFRLNPLKFNQQVSYNCEQPVPEINAAYYGQVAGNDPEWVSGTVYSQDPSAMFPATLMKINPGDKVLDLCAAPGGKSTALGEQLAGSGLLVANEISATRAKILRENIERWGITNCLITSEDPANLAPQFPQFFDKILVDAPCSGEGMFRKNPDAVNYWSQDYVLVCQKRQQEILTQAVKMLKPGGELVYSTCTYAPEEDEQIVSWLINEFGFSVIASGLYSAKISHGRPEWADNNPALKGTLRFWPQDDLGEGQFAAKLKLPGNSEQKQTKDKKHKKTRAKMLLTKEQTELVTAVLDKFNLPQPLANWRQEIRVSHDHVFLPAIKAANLHLKVINNGLELGVLKKNRFEPGHQLAMALSQVQQDRVVELNRDDYAAYLHGETVRVKTDLRGFVLVSARQLIFSFGKVTGNGVLKNFYPKGLRTLKKG is encoded by the coding sequence GTGCTTAACTTGCCCGCAGAATTTACAAATAAATATCAGAAATTACTTGGTCAGGAGCAGGCAGCCATTATGTTTAAAGCAATGGCTGAGCCGAGTAAAAAAGCATTTCGCCTTAATCCGCTAAAGTTTAATCAGCAAGTTTCCTATAATTGTGAGCAGCCTGTACCAGAGATTAATGCAGCTTATTATGGTCAGGTTGCAGGTAATGATCCAGAATGGGTTAGCGGCACGGTTTATTCGCAGGACCCATCGGCGATGTTTCCGGCTACTTTAATGAAAATTAACCCTGGCGACAAGGTTCTTGACCTTTGTGCAGCTCCGGGTGGTAAAAGTACAGCTCTAGGTGAGCAACTTGCTGGTTCGGGGTTATTAGTAGCTAACGAAATTTCAGCTACAAGGGCTAAAATTTTGCGAGAAAATATTGAACGTTGGGGCATTACCAATTGCTTAATTACCAGTGAGGATCCAGCAAATTTAGCACCGCAATTCCCGCAATTTTTTGATAAAATTTTGGTGGATGCACCATGCAGCGGCGAAGGCATGTTTCGTAAAAATCCAGATGCAGTTAATTATTGGTCACAAGATTACGTCCTAGTTTGTCAAAAGCGCCAACAAGAAATCCTAACGCAGGCTGTCAAGATGCTTAAACCCGGCGGGGAATTAGTTTATTCAACTTGTACCTATGCCCCAGAAGAAGATGAGCAGATTGTTAGCTGGCTAATTAACGAATTTGGCTTTTCTGTAATAGCGTCAGGTTTGTACTCTGCTAAAATTAGTCACGGCCGGCCTGAATGGGCTGATAATAATCCAGCTTTAAAGGGGACCTTGCGCTTTTGGCCACAGGACGACTTAGGCGAAGGGCAATTTGCGGCGAAGTTAAAATTGCCTGGTAATAGCGAGCAAAAACAGACTAAAGACAAGAAACATAAAAAAACTCGCGCTAAGATGCTGTTAACTAAGGAGCAGACCGAATTAGTAACTGCAGTTTTAGATAAATTCAATTTACCGCAGCCGCTAGCCAACTGGCGTCAAGAAATTCGCGTGAGTCATGACCACGTCTTTCTTCCCGCGATTAAAGCAGCTAACTTGCACCTGAAGGTAATTAATAATGGTCTAGAATTAGGTGTTTTAAAGAAAAACCGCTTCGAACCGGGGCATCAACTAGCAATGGCATTAAGCCAAGTTCAACAGGACCGAGTAGTTGAATTAAATCGTGATGATTACGCCGCTTATTTACATGGTGAAACGGTCCGGGTAAAGACTGACTTGCGCGGTTTTGTCTTAGTCAGTGCTCGCCAGCTAATTTTTAGTTTTGGCAAAGTTACCGGCAATGGGGTACTCAAGAACTTCTACCCGAAAGGTTTACGAACTCTTAAGAAAGGTTAA